Proteins encoded by one window of Blautia faecicola:
- a CDS encoding reverse transcriptase domain-containing protein: MRSPENVLKSLSEKAKNKEYRYERLYRNLYNPEFYLLAYQNIATSQGSMTAGADGLTLDGMSMERIEKLIAKLRDHSYQPNPARRVYIAKKNSNKKRPLGIPSTDDKLLQEVVRMILEAIYEPTFSDNSHGFRPKRSCHTALKEIVTLFTGAKWIIEGDIKACFDSFDHHITIQLLRKRIKDEAFISLMWKFLRAGYMEQWTYHETYSGSPQGSGVSPILANIYLNELDEFMGKMKKSFDKGDTRNRKVHKDHDKVRWAYRKAQKNLETERTEANLTTFKEARKVMLSTPHLDEMDKSYKRLQYNRYADDFLISITGSKQDAENIKEQVRIFLKDKLNLTMSEEKTHVTHSSEKVRYLGYDIRISRSQDTKRTKKGLQRVWYGKVQLYMPKEKWIAKLHEYGAFKIKKDENGKENWKPLHRGALMPLDDVAIISKYNSEIRGLYNYYRLAINVCNLGKFHSIMRGSCLKTLAAKYNSSVMKTYKKYRSEKGDFGADYKTKSGTKRYEFYNEGFRRNKNIAPEFVDIMPKYRGRIRPNSLAGRLKSGQCEMCGASPVKVYMHHVKRLKDLNADNEFDELMLQKRRKSLALCPKCYEEAKLKSLEL, translated from the coding sequence ATGAGAAGTCCCGAAAATGTATTGAAAAGTTTAAGTGAAAAAGCAAAAAACAAAGAATACAGGTACGAGAGATTATACCGTAACCTGTACAATCCAGAGTTCTATCTGCTCGCATACCAAAATATTGCGACCTCTCAGGGGAGCATGACGGCAGGGGCAGACGGACTCACTCTTGACGGTATGAGCATGGAGCGCATTGAAAAACTCATTGCAAAATTAAGAGACCATTCATACCAGCCGAACCCAGCAAGGCGTGTCTATATTGCGAAGAAAAATAGCAATAAAAAGCGCCCATTGGGGATTCCGTCAACGGACGATAAACTGTTGCAGGAAGTCGTCCGTATGATATTAGAAGCAATTTATGAGCCGACATTCTCCGATAATTCACATGGTTTTAGACCGAAAAGAAGCTGCCATACAGCATTAAAAGAAATTGTAACGCTGTTTACTGGCGCAAAGTGGATAATCGAGGGAGATATTAAGGCTTGCTTTGACAGCTTCGACCACCATATCACAATACAGCTTCTGAGAAAACGCATAAAAGATGAAGCATTCATATCGCTGATGTGGAAATTTTTAAGGGCAGGATATATGGAACAGTGGACATACCATGAAACGTACTCCGGCAGTCCGCAGGGCTCCGGTGTCAGTCCGATACTTGCAAACATCTACCTAAATGAACTCGATGAGTTTATGGGGAAGATGAAAAAAAGTTTTGACAAAGGCGATACAAGAAACCGTAAAGTCCACAAAGACCATGATAAGGTACGCTGGGCTTATCGGAAAGCGCAGAAAAATCTGGAAACAGAGCGCACAGAAGCAAACCTGACCACATTTAAAGAAGCAAGAAAAGTGATGCTGTCCACGCCGCATTTAGATGAAATGGATAAGAGTTACAAAAGGCTTCAATACAACCGTTACGCTGATGACTTTCTGATTTCGATAACAGGCTCAAAGCAGGATGCCGAAAATATCAAGGAACAGGTGAGGATATTTCTGAAAGACAAGTTAAATCTTACGATGTCAGAGGAGAAAACTCACGTTACCCATTCCTCTGAAAAGGTGCGTTATCTTGGATACGACATAAGAATATCAAGAAGTCAGGATACGAAGCGGACGAAAAAAGGCTTACAACGGGTGTGGTATGGAAAAGTGCAGTTATATATGCCGAAAGAAAAATGGATTGCAAAACTGCATGAATACGGAGCATTTAAAATCAAAAAGGACGAGAACGGCAAAGAGAATTGGAAACCGCTCCACAGAGGGGCACTTATGCCATTGGATGATGTGGCAATCATCAGCAAGTATAATTCAGAAATCAGAGGTTTGTACAACTATTACAGATTGGCAATCAATGTATGCAATCTGGGAAAATTCCATTCTATCATGCGTGGCAGTTGCCTAAAAACGCTGGCGGCAAAATATAATTCTTCTGTTATGAAGACGTATAAGAAGTACCGCAGTGAAAAGGGCGACTTCGGCGCAGATTATAAAACCAAGAGTGGAACAAAGCGATATGAATTTTACAATGAGGGATTCAGGCGTAACAAGAATATCGCTCCCGAATTTGTAGACATTATGCCGAAGTACAGAGGGCGGATAAGACCGAATAGTCTGGCAGGACGTTTAAAAAGCGGACAATGCGAGATGTGCGGAGCAAGCCCCGTGAAAGTGTATATGCACCATGTAAAACGCTTAAAAGATTTAAACGCTGATAACGAATTTGATGAACTGATGTTACAGAAAAGGCGGAAGTCATTGGCTCTCTGCCCGAAATGCTATGAAGAAGCAAAGCTAAAATCACTTGAATTATGA